A genomic window from Camelina sativa cultivar DH55 chromosome 2, Cs, whole genome shotgun sequence includes:
- the LOC104727286 gene encoding transcription factor LAF1-like, whose translation MMTKSGERPKQRQRKGLWSPEEDQKLKNFIISHGHACWTTVPILAGLQRNGKSCRLRWINYLRPGLKRGTFSAEDEETILTLHSSLGNKWSRIAKYLPGRTDNEIKNYWHSYLKKRWLKSQPQLKTQRTNLAESASSLLSCGKRNLETETLDHVISFEKLAEKPSSSPPEESNTNMMNNGKYLPKLFFSEWISSSNPHIDYSSALTDSKHINQTQDQIDEEEVMMINNNSYSSSLEDVMLRTEFLQPDHEYANYYSSGDFFINNDQNYV comes from the exons ATGATGACCAAATCTGgagagagaccaaaacaaaGACAGAGGAAAGGGTTATGGTCACCTGAAGAAGACCAGAAGCTCAAGAACTTCATTATCTCTCATGGCCATGCTTGCTGGACCACTGTTCCCATCCtagctg GATTGCAAAGGAATGGGAAAAGCTGCCGATTAAGGTGGATTAATTACCTAAGACCAGGACTAAAGAGAGGAACATTTAGTGCAGAAGACGAAGAGACCATATTGACTTTACATTCTTCCTTGGGTAACAA GTGGTCGCGGATTGCTAAGTACTTACCGGGAAGAACAGACAACGAGATAAAGAACTATTGGCACTCTTATCTGAAGAAGAGATGGCTCAAATCTCAACCACAACTCAAAACTCAGAGAACAAACCTCGCAGAGTCTGCTTCTTCACTACTTTCTTGCGGGAAAAGAAACCTGGAAACTGAAACCCTAGATCACGTGATATCCTTCGAGAAATTAGCAGAGAAACCATCTTCATCACCACCAGAAGAAAGCAACacaaacatgatgaacaacggTAAATACTTGCCCAAGCTGTTCTTCTCCGAGTGGATCAGTTCTTCAAATCCGCACATCGACTACTCTTCTGCTCTTACAGACTCTAAGCATATTAATCAAACTCAAGATCAAATCGATGAGGAAGAAGTAAtgatgatcaacaacaacagctacTCTTCTTCACTTGAGGATGTCATGCTCCGTACAGAGTTCTTGCAGCCTGATCATGAGTATGCAAATTATTATTCTTCTGGAGATTTCTTCATCAACAACGACCAAAATTACGTTTAA